Proteins from a single region of Chryseomicrobium sp. FSL W7-1435:
- the yidC gene encoding membrane protein insertase YidC, translating into MKKKWSLAALLVATVLFLSGCSGVENKEGTFYSIFVRPFDWALDYFGTLFNGSYGLAIIAITVIIRVVLMPLMLRNYKAQQGMKVKMDKLKPEMDDIQKRLKETKSKEDQMALQQEMMGLYRKHNVNPLNMGCLPILIQMPIIMGLYFAILYSEDVKTHEFIWFSLGSPDIAMTLIAGIVYFAQAKVSLWTVPEQQKQQMKIMIWISPIMIMLISFTSMAALPLYWTVGGLLLIFQTYLGRKFYSEHPEKAVDAA; encoded by the coding sequence GTGAAGAAAAAATGGAGTTTGGCTGCATTACTTGTAGCAACTGTTTTATTCCTCAGCGGATGTTCCGGTGTGGAAAATAAAGAAGGTACGTTTTATTCGATTTTTGTTCGACCATTTGACTGGGCACTCGATTACTTCGGGACTTTGTTTAATGGTAGTTACGGCTTGGCAATCATCGCCATCACAGTCATTATCCGTGTAGTTTTAATGCCTTTAATGCTTCGCAATTACAAAGCACAACAAGGTATGAAAGTGAAAATGGATAAACTGAAGCCAGAGATGGATGATATCCAAAAACGTTTAAAAGAAACAAAGTCAAAAGAAGATCAAATGGCTCTTCAACAAGAGATGATGGGATTGTACCGCAAACACAACGTGAATCCTCTCAACATGGGCTGTTTACCAATTTTGATTCAGATGCCAATTATTATGGGACTGTATTTTGCCATTTTATATTCAGAAGATGTGAAAACACATGAATTCATTTGGTTCAGTCTAGGGTCTCCTGATATTGCGATGACTTTAATTGCAGGTATCGTCTATTTTGCTCAGGCCAAAGTATCGTTATGGACAGTTCCTGAACAGCAGAAACAACAAATGAAAATCATGATTTGGATATCTCCTATTATGATTATGTTGATTTCCTTCACATCCATGGCTGCACTCCCACTTTACTGGACTGTTGGTGGTTTACTACTGATTTTCCAAACATACTTGGGTCGTAAGTTTTACTCGGAGCACCCTGAGAAAGCAGTCGATGCAGCATGA
- a CDS encoding AraC family transcriptional regulator, which translates to MLTKIHKNPLSSDKLFLEAFSSSFQENSADSSQDALAERYFLLEKEMFHDMQTLDLDQARERLRLIIDALSHLTGKDMIRAARFFYIHLAATMARKLIDSQVPPVKAFAFSRSCMEVIDNRMSDVLFLQCGEELIEFYVHVLSERTKPQFTHQTVNKVILYINDEIESDLSVEAIAQKFSISTSHLSRIFREHTSITLVEYLNIRKVEESQYFLRHTSKSISDISDQFHFCNQSYFTRIFKKYTTVTPKQFRDQPATSFFQFAFEESVK; encoded by the coding sequence ATGCTCACTAAAATTCATAAAAATCCGCTTTCCTCAGACAAATTATTTTTAGAAGCTTTTTCAAGTTCTTTTCAAGAAAATAGCGCAGACTCTAGCCAAGATGCGCTAGCCGAACGCTATTTCTTGCTTGAAAAAGAAATGTTTCATGATATGCAGACGCTTGATTTAGACCAAGCAAGAGAACGACTGCGTTTAATTATTGATGCACTCAGTCATCTTACAGGTAAAGATATGATACGTGCTGCACGTTTTTTCTACATACATCTTGCTGCAACTATGGCGAGAAAATTAATTGATAGCCAAGTGCCGCCGGTTAAAGCCTTTGCCTTCAGCAGATCATGCATGGAAGTGATTGATAATCGAATGAGCGATGTGTTGTTTCTTCAATGTGGAGAAGAACTCATAGAATTCTATGTGCACGTCTTGTCTGAGCGCACAAAACCACAATTTACTCATCAAACCGTTAATAAGGTCATACTCTACATAAACGACGAAATTGAAAGCGACCTCTCAGTAGAAGCTATAGCGCAGAAGTTTTCAATCAGTACAAGTCACTTGTCCCGCATTTTTAGAGAGCATACAAGTATTACGTTAGTGGAATATTTAAATATTCGTAAAGTAGAGGAATCTCAGTATTTCTTACGTCATACATCAAAATCTATTTCAGACATTTCTGACCAGTTTCATTTTTGTAATCAATCCTACTTCACGCGAATTTTTAAAAAATACACCACTGTTACACCGAAACAATTCCGTGACCAACCAGCCACATCCTTTTTCCAATTTGCATTTGAAGAAAGTGTCAAGTGA
- a CDS encoding diacylglycerol kinase family protein has product MKKAVLIYNPSSGKELATEYIDRVVEVLTSMNYEIDVKETQGPKDATRFAKEACAAEVDFVVGMGGDGTINEIVNGLAEQPHRPLFSFIPLGTVNDFARALGIPLDAEEAIESLKVGKEKRADIGKIGDSYFMNIVAIGEIASKVADTSVESKTRLGPLAYLLEGTKAILQDNEVELTITHDHGEWKGNMTLVLIALTNSVGGFEKLAPEAQVDDGTLHVMVVRESGIPGFLRVGSKLLQGKLAEDDGVDYIRTQKVHIKTSQELFCNVDGDEGSCTPVDIEVLPQHLRVLVPEKMENN; this is encoded by the coding sequence ATGAAAAAAGCCGTATTAATCTACAATCCATCATCAGGTAAAGAGCTCGCGACAGAGTACATAGATCGCGTAGTAGAAGTATTAACTTCTATGAATTACGAAATAGATGTTAAAGAGACACAAGGTCCTAAAGATGCAACACGTTTTGCAAAAGAAGCATGTGCTGCTGAAGTCGATTTTGTAGTAGGGATGGGCGGAGACGGAACAATCAATGAGATTGTTAATGGATTAGCTGAGCAACCTCATAGACCTCTGTTTTCTTTTATTCCCCTTGGTACTGTCAATGACTTTGCCCGAGCACTTGGCATTCCGTTAGATGCAGAAGAAGCAATCGAGTCCTTAAAAGTAGGGAAAGAAAAACGAGCAGATATCGGTAAAATAGGGGATTCTTACTTTATGAATATCGTCGCTATAGGAGAAATCGCTTCAAAAGTGGCGGATACTTCGGTAGAGTCTAAAACTCGTCTTGGGCCATTAGCCTACTTATTAGAAGGTACAAAAGCAATTCTACAAGACAATGAAGTAGAATTGACGATTACTCACGACCATGGAGAATGGAAAGGGAATATGACGCTTGTATTAATCGCACTTACTAACTCTGTAGGTGGCTTTGAAAAATTGGCGCCTGAAGCACAAGTGGATGACGGTACTCTTCATGTGATGGTTGTACGTGAATCAGGAATTCCTGGCTTTTTACGTGTAGGATCTAAACTACTTCAAGGAAAACTAGCAGAAGATGATGGAGTCGATTATATTCGCACTCAAAAAGTGCATATAAAAACATCACAAGAGCTATTTTGTAATGTTGATGGAGATGAAGGAAGCTGCACCCCAGTAGATATTGAAGTGTTGCCACAGCATCTTCGTGTCCTAGTACCGGAAAAAATGGAAAATAATTAG
- a CDS encoding GNAT family N-acetyltransferase, with product MWTCKKFHELTVNELYEALKLRADVFVVEQNCVYPDIDNYDQASLHISYNQDDDLQAYCRIVPAGKYEEVSIGRVIVRKEKRGSGLAQELIKQALQAVESEYGQQPIRLCAQAHLQSFYGSFGFQAISEEFLEDGIPHIYMLKK from the coding sequence ATGTGGACATGTAAAAAGTTTCATGAATTGACTGTAAATGAATTATATGAGGCACTTAAACTTCGGGCAGACGTTTTTGTAGTTGAACAAAATTGTGTCTATCCGGATATCGACAACTATGATCAAGCTTCCTTACATATTAGTTATAACCAAGATGATGACTTACAAGCTTACTGTCGAATCGTTCCTGCAGGAAAGTATGAAGAAGTGTCAATTGGACGTGTTATTGTTCGAAAAGAGAAGAGAGGCTCGGGACTGGCGCAAGAGTTAATAAAGCAAGCCTTACAAGCCGTTGAATCAGAATATGGTCAGCAACCTATTCGCTTATGCGCTCAAGCACATTTGCAATCCTTTTATGGTAGCTTTGGATTCCAAGCGATCTCTGAAGAATTTTTAGAGGATGGCATCCCCCATATCTATATGTTGAAAAAATAA
- a CDS encoding GNAT family N-acetyltransferase, protein MTEKDIHSVREVALASWGETYSALFPDEILAEWFERNYSAPMLSKQLEKTKMFVIEEEQQVVGFASFTKVDEDGDSELTALHISPAHTQKGYGTSLVGKGIEELQKRGLHLYVYVESLNLAARAFYEKLGFHLLEEFDEYFEGYPTTTAQYVLPLKTPTLI, encoded by the coding sequence ATGACTGAAAAAGATATCCATTCTGTAAGAGAAGTCGCCCTGGCCAGTTGGGGAGAAACTTACAGCGCTCTTTTTCCTGACGAAATTTTAGCAGAGTGGTTCGAGAGAAATTATTCTGCGCCCATGCTCAGTAAACAACTAGAAAAAACAAAAATGTTTGTTATTGAAGAAGAACAACAAGTTGTTGGTTTCGCTAGTTTTACAAAAGTGGATGAAGACGGGGATAGTGAATTAACTGCCCTTCATATTTCTCCTGCGCATACACAAAAAGGCTACGGTACTTCCTTGGTTGGAAAAGGTATTGAAGAATTGCAAAAAAGAGGCCTGCACTTGTATGTATACGTAGAAAGTTTGAATCTTGCTGCTCGCGCTTTTTATGAAAAGCTCGGATTTCATTTATTAGAAGAATTCGACGAGTACTTTGAAGGCTACCCTACAACAACAGCTCAATATGTCCTACCATTAAAAACTCCCACCCTCATTTGA
- a CDS encoding DUF4064 domain-containing protein: MKFSRTGEIVLGVIGAVFTTISIILLAIFVSTGSAALNDPTTMAELEQEIVTGIQEDPTLGVEEQQMVLDFVESGMGLFGIFGWGLVITLVISLIFNILAILNIRNNKNPKLAGIFFILAGLFAYLLSFTSILLYIAAIMSFVRKAPYTTDTTRTSEDLDYYEPNRPL; encoded by the coding sequence ATGAAATTTTCACGAACGGGAGAAATAGTTCTTGGTGTCATTGGCGCTGTCTTTACCACGATTTCTATCATTCTACTTGCCATCTTTGTCTCAACTGGTAGTGCGGCTTTAAATGATCCAACTACTATGGCTGAACTTGAACAGGAAATCGTTACCGGGATACAAGAAGATCCTACTCTTGGAGTAGAAGAACAACAGATGGTTTTAGATTTTGTTGAAAGCGGCATGGGACTGTTCGGCATTTTTGGATGGGGACTTGTGATTACTTTGGTCATCAGTTTGATTTTCAATATTTTAGCTATCTTAAATATCCGTAACAACAAAAATCCGAAGCTTGCAGGTATCTTCTTCATCTTAGCTGGATTGTTTGCTTACTTATTGTCATTTACATCAATTCTGCTTTATATTGCAGCAATCATGTCATTTGTACGTAAAGCACCATATACTACTGACACAACGCGTACTTCAGAGGATTTAGATTATTACGAACCAAATCGTCCCCTATAA
- a CDS encoding GNAT family N-acetyltransferase, translated as MDFQLTEVGNDVFAYQVREGNEKVGEITWTLLGDIMVMDHTFVSPKLRGGGVAKQLLDKAADYAREHDYKMEAVCSYVVTAFDRYKDYEDVKA; from the coding sequence ATGGATTTTCAGTTAACAGAAGTAGGAAATGATGTATTTGCCTATCAAGTACGTGAAGGCAATGAAAAGGTTGGAGAAATTACGTGGACATTACTTGGAGATATTATGGTAATGGATCATACATTTGTTTCACCAAAACTCCGAGGTGGAGGGGTTGCAAAGCAACTTCTAGACAAAGCCGCAGACTATGCTCGTGAGCATGACTACAAAATGGAGGCTGTTTGCTCATACGTGGTAACAGCATTTGATCGCTATAAAGATTATGAAGATGTAAAAGCATAA
- a CDS encoding ring-cleaving dioxygenase: protein MQVAGIHHVSAITKDAVKNHYFFTHILGMRLVKKSVNQDSPSSYHLFYADAIGTPGTDMTYFDIPMAGKTYPGVSSISNTGFRVKSLEALDFWQQRLASFEVPVLERGVAFHREVLYFEDFEGSRLHLVVDDGTGIPYGEAWEKDDIPLEFAIVGLGPSYITVRHAARTQETLTTILGFTEVGHYPSPVAGQPETIVVSSGEGGPAGEVHIHTRTDLPVERPGRGSVHHVAFRIPSMDDYPKWQERLTQAGYQTSGLVDRYYFKSIYFREPNGILYELATDEPGFASDESIETLGQNLALPPFLEGRRKEIESKLRPLPFEA from the coding sequence ATGCAAGTAGCTGGCATTCACCATGTATCCGCAATTACAAAAGATGCAGTGAAAAATCATTATTTCTTTACTCATATTCTCGGCATGCGTCTTGTGAAAAAGAGTGTCAATCAAGATTCGCCTAGTTCGTATCATTTATTTTATGCAGATGCTATTGGGACTCCAGGCACAGACATGACCTATTTTGATATTCCAATGGCAGGTAAGACGTATCCAGGTGTATCAAGTATTTCAAATACAGGATTCCGCGTAAAATCGCTTGAAGCTTTGGACTTTTGGCAGCAACGACTTGCTAGTTTCGAAGTGCCGGTTCTTGAGAGAGGTGTAGCATTTCACCGAGAAGTCTTATACTTTGAAGATTTTGAAGGATCGCGCCTGCACTTAGTAGTCGACGATGGTACAGGAATTCCGTATGGCGAGGCATGGGAAAAAGACGACATACCGCTTGAATTTGCAATTGTAGGACTCGGACCTTCCTATATAACTGTGCGCCATGCAGCGCGAACACAAGAAACCTTAACGACTATCTTAGGATTTACTGAAGTGGGTCACTATCCATCTCCAGTGGCGGGTCAACCAGAAACCATAGTTGTTTCAAGTGGAGAGGGTGGTCCTGCTGGAGAAGTTCACATTCATACAAGAACAGATCTACCTGTAGAGCGGCCGGGAAGAGGCAGTGTTCATCACGTAGCATTTCGTATCCCGTCTATGGACGACTATCCAAAATGGCAAGAACGTCTGACCCAAGCAGGCTATCAAACGTCTGGGTTAGTGGATCGTTATTACTTTAAATCCATTTATTTCAGAGAGCCAAATGGCATTTTATATGAACTGGCAACAGACGAACCTGGTTTTGCCTCAGATGAGTCCATTGAAACATTAGGTCAAAACCTTGCCTTGCCACCATTTTTAGAAGGACGAAGAAAAGAGATCGAATCTAAATTGCGTCCATTACCGTTTGAAGCATAA